The Sulfuricurvum sp. genome contains a region encoding:
- a CDS encoding ankyrin repeat domain-containing protein, with product MKKTILILSLLSASLLAQKCTINAPIDVEQLQRLNKQGCINAPIVEKRTYPDALMAAIKGDTGLDAVSYALDHHAKITDRHWVIAADRGQVEVVKLFLKKKKLPKLVLGKWTLLQLAAPKGNYEMIKLLIDAGADVNATVNNDPPLNRFVSVSDNENTEEIIRLLVSSGADVNAKVGCAWFMRYPQKGDTQCTPLTTAIMEQKVIPVKVLLELGADINAKNDAGETPMDFFNFLEESAEKEEIRELLMKKN from the coding sequence ATGAAAAAAACCATACTCATACTCTCATTATTATCGGCTTCGTTGTTAGCGCAAAAATGCACGATCAATGCACCGATCGACGTTGAACAACTCCAGAGACTGAATAAACAGGGATGTATTAATGCCCCTATCGTTGAAAAGCGCACTTACCCCGATGCGCTAATGGCGGCTATAAAAGGAGATACTGGTTTGGATGCAGTGAGCTATGCGCTGGATCATCATGCGAAAATTACCGACCGTCATTGGGTTATAGCGGCAGACAGGGGTCAAGTTGAAGTAGTAAAACTATTTCTCAAAAAAAAGAAACTTCCAAAACTAGTACTTGGCAAGTGGACACTGCTCCAGTTGGCAGCACCTAAAGGAAATTATGAGATGATAAAACTCCTCATCGATGCAGGTGCCGATGTCAATGCAACCGTGAATAACGATCCCCCGCTAAATAGATTTGTCTCTGTAAGCGACAATGAAAATACCGAGGAGATCATACGCCTGCTCGTATCATCCGGTGCCGATGTGAATGCAAAAGTTGGCTGTGCTTGGTTCATGAGATATCCCCAAAAAGGTGACACTCAGTGCACTCCACTCACTACTGCCATAATGGAGCAAAAAGTTATCCCCGTAAAAGTACTATTAGAGCTGGGAGCCGATATTAATGCCAAAAACGATGCAGGAGAGACTCCGATGGATTTTTTTAATTTTTTAGAGGAATCTGCTGAGAAAGAGGAGATTAGAGAACTCCTCATGAAAAAGAATTAG
- a CDS encoding DUF1566 domain-containing protein, translated as MKTLLKISLAVMITSSALQAAPKWINSPQKNCTLNGGEISTNGVCKANWKDATAICASLEAKLPTIEQLVDVEVNCGASLHDNEDNQAYQSCYKKKGFSSWSYYWSSSPYAADSNLVLRVYFKDGDVYAHSKELSGYFRCVRSGQ; from the coding sequence ATGAAAACACTTCTCAAAATATCTCTAGCAGTGATGATAACATCGTCAGCACTACAAGCAGCACCAAAATGGATAAACTCTCCACAAAAAAACTGCACTTTAAATGGCGGTGAGATAAGCACAAATGGAGTATGTAAGGCAAATTGGAAGGATGCAACTGCAATATGTGCATCTCTTGAAGCAAAACTCCCAACTATCGAACAGCTCGTAGATGTAGAAGTAAACTGTGGTGCATCGTTACATGACAATGAAGATAATCAAGCTTACCAATCTTGCTATAAAAAGAAGGGGTTTAGTTCTTGGAGCTATTACTGGTCAAGTTCACCATATGCTGCAGATTCTAATTTAGTTTTGCGGGTTTACTTCAAGGATGGCGATGTCTATGCACATTCTAAGGAGTTAAGTGGTTATTTTCGGTGCGTGCGAAGCGGACAGTAA